A stretch of Gossypium hirsutum isolate 1008001.06 chromosome A06, Gossypium_hirsutum_v2.1, whole genome shotgun sequence DNA encodes these proteins:
- the LOC107957694 gene encoding bZIP transcription factor 11, translating to MASSSGNSMSNSVSEEDLHNQRKRKRMESNRESARRSRMRKQKHLDELMAQVTQLVKDNNQILTTINFTTQHYINMEAENSVLRAQMMELSQRLESLNEILHYLNSGTNSNNSNDGFETSEGFETTSDESFTTIISNHNNNPFVIMNQPIIASSDMMMFQY from the coding sequence atggCTTCTTCTAGTGGAAACTCCATGTCCAATTCAGTATCCGAAGAGGATTTGCACAATCAAAGGAAACGGAAAAGGATGGAATCCAACCGAGAATCAGCGAGGCGGTCTAGGATGAGGAAACAAAAGCACTTGGACGAGTTAATGGCACAAGTGACTCAGTTGGTTAAAGATAATAATCAAATCTTAACCACCATCAACTTCACCACTCAACACTACATCAACATGGAAGCTGAGAACTCGGTTTTGAGAGCTCAGATGATGGAACTGAGTCAAAGACTGGAGTCACTCAATGAAATTCTCCATTATCTTAATAGTGGTACCAATAGCAACAACAGCAACGATGGGTTTGAAACGAGTGAGGGATTTGAAACAACAAGTGATGAAAGCTTCACCACCATTATCAGCAACCACAACAACAATCCTTTTGTTATTATGAACCAACCCATTATAGCATCAAGTGATATGATGATGTTTCAATACTAA
- the LOC107957693 gene encoding protein TIC 20-I, chloroplastic, with amino-acid sequence MILNGFTFPLRSVSVSSRLHKPVPCSSSFACSHHLATTALFRSSSESGDVPFLRLSAASSPLLSGDLGGLSQALPSLPRRRGSNLVPRASKDVPYSFRFPPMTKKPKWWWRTLACLPYLMPLHETWMYAETAYHLHPFLEDFEFLTYPFLGAIGSLPSWFLMAYFFVAYLGIVRRKEWPHFFRFHVVMGMLLEIALQVIGTVSRWMPLAIYWGKFGMQFWTAVAFAYLFTILECIRCALAGMYADIPFVCDAAYIQIPYD; translated from the exons ATGATTCTGAATGGCTTTACCTTTCCGTTGAGGTCTGTTTCGGTGAGTTCAAGGCTTCATAAGCCTGTGCCGTGTAGCTCTAGTTTTGCATGCTCTCATCATTTGGCTACCACAGCTCTATTTCGAAGCAGCAGTGAATCTGGAG ATGTGCCTTTCTTGCGCCTTTCTGCTGCATCATCTCCATTGTTGAGTGGGGATCTAGGTGGTCTATCACAAGCTTTACCGTCATTACCTAGGCGTCGTGGATCTAATTTGGTGCCTCGAGCTTCAAAGGATGTCCCGTACAGTTTTCGTTTTCCACCGATGACTAAGAAACCCAAATGGTGGTGGAGGACTTTAGCGTGCCTTCCTTATTTAATGCCTCTTCACGAGACGTGGATGTATGCAGAAACAGCATATCATTTACACCCATTTTTAGAAGACTTTGAGTTTTTGACCTATCCGTTTCTCGGAGCCATTGGAAGTTTACCGAGCTGGTTCTTAATGGCATATTTCTTTGTTGCATATCTAGGGATAGTGAGAAGAAAAGAATGGCCCCATTTTTTCCGATTTCATGTTGTGATGGGCATGTTATTGGAAATTGCCTTGCAGGTAATAGGGACCGTGAGCCGGTGGATGCCACTCGCAATATATTGGGGTAAGTTCGGGATGCAATTTTGGACAGCCGTGGCATTTGCTTACCTCTTCACCATTTTGGAGTGCATAAGATGTGCACTTGCCGGTATGTACGCTGACATTCCTTTTGTATGTGATGCTGCTTATATCCAAATTCCATATGATTAA
- the LOC107957691 gene encoding BEL1-like homeodomain protein 11, producing MVSRDSTPNRTSRMLHHFDAYNTEISHTRHLMDLLGAPNDSYRHHRTQTLTLSLGFCMLGSSFHGAEDTSDDYPFIGHPTTYVIGNSRYLIPAQSLLNELVNVGFKNIDETPKLSSEFFRSKIVPSPDEHELHITLTKLIGLLEEVETQYEKYNNQMEQVVSLFESIVGVGAARCYTALTLQAMCRHFGKLRDTILTRINRTRTNVRHDLSRINRGLSRMSLFDRGFRHSNTLCVQRQVWRPVRGLPQTSVAILRSWLFQHFLHPYPTDSEKLTLSSQTGLTKNQVSNWFINARVRLWKPMIEEIYEKELADSPQHVSHDILIEG from the exons ATGGTGTCCCGGGATTCGACTCCGAATCGAACTAGTCGTATGTTACACCATTTTGATGCTTATAACACTGAGATTAGCCACACAAGACACCTGATGGACCTTCTCGGAGCACCTAACGACTCGTACCGTCACCACAGAACTCAAACTCTCACGTTATCACTCGGCTTTTGCATGCTCGGTTCATCGTTTCATGGGGCAGAAGATACAAGTGATGACTACCCTTTTATAGGCCATCCAACTACGTATGTTATAGGGAACTCGAGGTACCTAATACCAGCTCAATCCCTCTTAAACGAACTCGTCAATGTCGGATTCAAAAATATCGACGAAACGCCAAAGCTTTCCTCCGAATTCTTCAGAAGCAAGATAGTACCATCGCCCGATGAACACGAACTTCACATCACACTTACGAAGCTAATTGGATTACTTGAGGAG GTCGAAACCCAATACGAGAAATATAACAACCAAATGGAACAAGTGGTTTCGTTATTCGAATCGATTGTTGGTGTAGGAGCAGCAAGGTGTTACACTGCTTTGACATTGCAAGCCATGTGTAGACATTTTGGCAAGCTTAGAGATACCATCTTGACTCGAATAAATCGCACTAGAACGAATGTTCGGCACGATTTGTCGAGAATAAACCGAGGGTTGTCGCGGATGAGCTTGTTTGATAGAGGTTTTAGGCATAGTAACACATTGTGTGTTCAAAGACAAGTATGGAGACCTGTTAGAGGATTGCCTCAAACCTCTGTTGCAATACTTCGGTCTTGGCTATTCCAGCACTTCCTTCACCC GTATCCAACAGACTCTGAGAAGCTAACGTTGTCATCACAAACAGGGTTGACCAAGAACCAA GTATCGAATTGGTTTATAAATGCTCGAGTTCGGCTATGGAAACCAATGATTGAAGAAATATACGAAAAGGAGCTTGCAGATTCTCCACAACACGTCTCTCATGATATTCTTATTGAGGGTTGA
- the LOC107957692 gene encoding BEL1-like homeodomain protein 7, whose product MATYYPSFTNRRDDLSIEDEKPVPYRASSMGEFTEILSGTSLIPPCSDSLQTVNGRLNITTSVVNCQSQGLSLSLGSEIPPDVSLPSLPCQYQAYSDIYQFQPGFTSTISNSKYLKVVQELLNEVINVQQALRQPDFDKNMSSQLKSSESNESINNLSKISPTERQELQNKKTRLLSMLDEVDRRYRQYYHQMKILVSSFDSAAGCGAAKPYTSLALQTISRHFRCLRDAISNQIQLTQRSLGEHDNSLNNQGSVIPRLRYVDHQLRQQRALQQFGVMRNAWRPQRGLPESSVSVLRAWLFEHFLHPYPKDSEKIMLAKQTGLTRNQVANWFINARVRLWKPMIEEMYKEEFGEMDSNFKSSLENAAKATGENSSASKDRGEELHENITSKVACADNIQPGQVQYPKPDHIPDVEPNRPTARSMYQNIANPYPNTVIPSNQHGHGTLMTGDTMYDLTELNGFAVGNQVSLALGLRNHENKVFTMSGSTNHKVDSSVGSETVDFRFVEPGNQQDRFGNSHILHDFVV is encoded by the exons ATGGCTACTTATTATCCAAGTTTTACCAATCGGAGAGATGATTTATCGATCGAGGACGAAAAACCAGTACCTTACCGAGCTTCTTCAATGGGGGAATTCACAGAGATCTTGTCTGGTACTTCATTGATTCCGCCTTGTAGTGACTCGTTACAAACGGTGAACGGGCGGTTAAACATTACAACAAGCGTGGTGAATTGTCAATCTCAGGGACTATCTCTTAGTCTTGGATCGGAGATACCACCAGATGTTTCTTTGCCTTCGTTGCCGTGTCAATACCAGGCTTATTCTGATATATATCAGTTTCAACCGGGCTTTACGAGTACTATTTCGAACTCGAAATATCTCAAGGTGGTTCAAGAGTTGCTTAACGAAGTGATTAATGTACAACAAGCTTTGAGACAGCCCGATTTCGATAAAAACATGAGCTCTCAACTGAAATCATCCGAGTCTAACGAGTCGATTAATAACCTTTCCAAGATATCACCTACGGAACGACAAGAATTGCAGAACAAGAAGACAAGGCTCTTGTCCATGCTCGATGAG GTTGATAGACGATATAGGCAATATTACCATCAGATGAAAATCTTGGTGTCGTCTTTCGACTCGGCTGCTGGTTGTGGGGCGGCTAAACCGTACACTTCACTTGCCCTGCAAACAATTTCCCGACATTTCCGTTGTTTACGTGATGCAATCAGCAACCAAATTCAATTGACACAAAGAAGTCTCGGAGAGCACGATAATTCATTGAACAATCAAGGATCGGTAATACCGCGTCTACGTTATGTTGATCATCAGCTTAGACAACAACGAGCTCTTCAACAATTCGGTGTGATGCGAAACGCTTGGAGGCCTCAACGAGGACTTCCTGAAAGCTCTGTTTCTGTCCTGCGCGCTTGGCTTTTTGAGCATTTTCTCCATCC GTATCCAAAGGATTCGGAGAAAATAATGCTTGCAAAGCAGACAGGTCTGACCCGAAACCAG GTTGCAAACTGGTTCATTAATGCTCGGGTGCGTCTTTGGAAACCAATGATTGAAGAGATGTACAAAGAAGAGTTTGGTGAAATGGACTCGAACTTCAAATCTTCTTTGGAAAATGCAGCCAAAGCAACTGGTGAGAATTCTTCGGCATCCAAGGATAGAGGCGAAGAGTTGCACGAGAATATTACATCCAAAGTTGCTTGTGCTGATAATATCCAACCAGGACAAGTTCAATACCCGAAACCGGATCATATCCCCGATGTAGAACCGAACAGGCCAACCGCAAGATCAATGTACCAAAACATTGCTAACCCTTATCCCAACACTGTAATCCCATCCAACCAACATGGTCACGGTACCCTTATGACCGGTGATACCATGTATGACTTAACAGAATTGAACGGTTTTGCGGTTGGCAATCAAGTTTCACTTGCACTCGGTTTACGGAATCATGAAAACAAAGTATTTACCATGTCCGGATCAACTAACCACAAGGTGGATTCGTCGGTAGGATCAGAGACGGTGGATTTCCGTTTCGTGGAACCAGGAAATCAACAAGACAGGTTTGGAAATTCTCATATATTGCATGATTTTGTAGTCTGA